The Synergistota bacterium DNA segment TTTCCATCCCTTTCCTACTTCTGGGGATACGGGAAAGCCCTCTTCAGCGTATTCTATGGCAGGTTCAAATAGGTCTTTAAAAGGAAGCTTGCCGAACTTTTTGGATATGTAGAACCAGCCTGCAGGTGCTCCAGGAACAGTGACCGGTGTAAAACCATACTTAGGCATTTTCCTCAGTCCCAGATCGAGAAGTCTCTGAGCGCTAAGAAGCATGGGGGCTGGACCGCTTGAGTTTATCCCAAGGATTTTTCCATCTTGGTAAATTATAGCGAAGGCATCTCCTCCTATACCGTTGCTTGTTGGCTCAACCACGGTTAGGCATATTGCGGTAGCTAACGCTGCATCTATAGCATTGCCTCCACGTTCTAAAATCTTTATTCCTGCTTGTGCTGCCAAAGGGACAGATGTTGCTACTATTCCCTTTTTAGCATATACGACGTTTCTTCTTGAGGGATATCTATATGAAAGAGCAGAGAATTCCATCTTTATCCAAATTTCCCCGTTAGGAATTCTTCCGTTCTTTTGTCTTTTGGTGCGGTAAACATGCCTTTCGTAGGGCCAAACTCCACGAGTTCCCCCAAGTAAAGGAAAGCAGTTAGATCGGATACCCTGCCAGCTTGGGCTATATTATGCGTTACCAAAATTACAGTTACAGTATTCTTAAGCTCTATAATAAGCTCCTCTATTCTCGAAGTGGCTATAGGATCCAAAGCGGAAGTAGGTTCATCCAAGAGAAGAACGTCTGGATTCATGGCCAGCGCTCTCGCGATGCATAGCCTCTGCTGTTGTCCTCCTGAGAGGAAAGTGCCAACTTTATGCAGATGATCCTTTACTTCATCCCAAAGAGCTGCCTTTTTGAGAGACTCTTCTACTATTTTATCAAGCTCGCTTTTGGGAAGCTTTATACCGTTTAACTTATATCCTGCGATAACATTATCGTATATACTCATGGTAGGAAAGGGATTTGGACGTTGGAATACCATGCCTATTTTCCTCCTTACAAGCATAGGGTCCATGGTATATATGTCCTTGCCTTGAAGGAGAACTCTTCCCTCGATCTTAGCGTCAGGAGAGAGCTCATGCATACGGTTTAGACATCTTATAAAAGTTGTCTTGCCGCATCCTGACGGTCCCATAACTGCGGTAACCTTATTTTGGGGAAAGGATAGGCTAATGCCCTTCAAAACCAGCTGTTCCCCATAATATGCTTTTAAATTTTCCGTCCTTAAAATCTCGTTTTCCATCTTTTAGCCATCACCCTCGCTATTATATTAAGTATAAGTATCATCATTACAAGTACGAAGGAAGCTCCCCATGCTATTTTATGCCATTCTTCATATGGACTTGTGGCGTAGTTAAATATCAGCAGAGGAAGTGAACTCATGGGCTTAAATATATTGATGTTCAAATATGGACTGCCAAAGGCGGTAAAAAGTAGGGGAGCAGTTTCTCCCGCTATTCTTGCTATTCCAACCAAGATTCCCGTTAGTATCCCACTTAATCCTGCGGGGAGAATAACTCTTAATATGGCTCTATAATATGGTACTCCAAGCGCTAAAGCTGCTTCCTTTAAGGATTCTGGTATAAGTTTTATGGTTTCCTCCGTTGAGCGTACTACGAGTGGAAACATCATTATTCCTAATGCTACTCCTCCTGCAAGGGCTGAGAAACCTCGCATAGGCATTACAACCCACACATAAGCTATAATACCTATCACTATTGATGGAACGCTTTGCAACACCTCTATACATAGCTTAGCTATGCTTGAAATTCTGCTTTTTTCCTGCTCCGCCATATATATTCCAGCTGCTATGCCTGGTGGTATGGATAAGAGGCTTGCTATACCGACTATTATTACCGTTCCAACCAAGGCGTTAAGTATTCCTCCTCCCTTTTCTCCCACAGGCTTTGGTAGACTGGTTATGAACTCCCAGTTTATAACGCTTAGACCTCTCTGCGCTATGTAAAGCAGAATGAGAACCAAAGGAGCTACAGATATAAGAGCAAGCGCTATTATCGATATCTTAAAGAGCTTA contains these protein-coding regions:
- the pstB gene encoding phosphate ABC transporter ATP-binding protein yields the protein MENEILRTENLKAYYGEQLVLKGISLSFPQNKVTAVMGPSGCGKTTFIRCLNRMHELSPDAKIEGRVLLQGKDIYTMDPMLVRRKIGMVFQRPNPFPTMSIYDNVIAGYKLNGIKLPKSELDKIVEESLKKAALWDEVKDHLHKVGTFLSGGQQQRLCIARALAMNPDVLLLDEPTSALDPIATSRIEELIIELKNTVTVILVTHNIAQAGRVSDLTAFLYLGELVEFGPTKGMFTAPKDKRTEEFLTGKFG
- the pstA gene encoding phosphate ABC transporter permease PstA; translated protein: MDRNGNLKLRLLKDKLFKISIIALALISVAPLVLILLYIAQRGLSVINWEFITSLPKPVGEKGGGILNALVGTVIIVGIASLLSIPPGIAAGIYMAEQEKSRISSIAKLCIEVLQSVPSIVIGIIAYVWVVMPMRGFSALAGGVALGIMMFPLVVRSTEETIKLIPESLKEAALALGVPYYRAILRVILPAGLSGILTGILVGIARIAGETAPLLFTAFGSPYLNINIFKPMSSLPLLIFNYATSPYEEWHKIAWGASFVLVMMILILNIIARVMAKRWKTRF